The window CAGCTGGTAGGGCGCCACTGCGCCGGCCAGCGTCACCGCGTCGGATCGAAACTGGTAGGGGTATTCGTCGCGCAGCTGGAAGCTGAGCGCGCGCGCGCTACGGTTGGCCAGCAGCAGCGTCACCAGATTGTCGGCGCCGAGCGAGAGCTTGGTATCGTTGATTCGCTCGACCTCGAGCTCGCCGGGCCTGGCCGTGATGAAATAGTCGGCCGCCACCAGTGCGCCGACCGCGAGCGTGTAGGCCAGCGCCAGCCACAGCAGCGCCGGGGCCAGCGCCACGCCGGCCACGAGCAGCGCGCCGAGCAGCAGAAACAAGAGTAGGCGGAAGGTTGGGATCATGGTGTGCCAATGGTTGGGTAGTGGCGATGCATATGCGGACTCCTGCCTTGTGATCGCTTGGCGCGTGAGTACACATCGCCACTACGGTTCAGCGGATATCAGCGTGGCACCTCGACCTTGGCCAGGATGCGGGTCATGGCCGTGTCGGCGTTCAGGCCCTCGATCTCAGACTCGGGCTTGAGGATGATCCGGTGGCGGTAGACCGGGCGCACCAGGAGCTTCACGTCGTCGGGCACCACGAAGCTGCGGCCCTGCACCGCCGCCCAGGCCTTGGCCGCCAGCAGCAGGCTGATCGAGGCGCGCGGTGACCCGCCCAGCAGCAGGTCGAGGCTCTTGCGGCTGGCCTGCGCGATGTCGGTGATATACTTCATGATCCCGTCGTCGACCTGCACCGCGCGGATTTCGGCCTGGCACTGCGCCAGCAGCTCGGGCGTGATCACCGGCTGGAGCTGGGCCGCCTCGAGCTGGCGTGCGTCGAAGCCGTGGTGGTAGCGGCGCAACACTTCGATCTCAACCTCTTGCGGCGCGTAGTCGACCAGCACCTTGAACAGAAAGCGATCGAGCTGCGCCTCGGGGAGCGGGTAGGTGCCTTCGTACTCGACCGGGTTCTGGGTAGCCACTACGAAGAACGGCTCGGCCAGCGGCATGCGCTGGCCCTCGATCGTCACCTGGCGCTCTTCCATCGCCTCGAGCAGCGCGCTCTGGGTTTTGGCCGGCGCGCGGTTGATCTCGTCGCCCAGCAGCACATTGGTGAACACCGGCCCGCGGCGCAGCCGAAACTCGCCGCTGCCGATCTCGAACACTTGTGTGCCGATCACGTCGGATGGCATCAGGTCGGGCGTAAACTGCACGCGCTTGAACTCAGTCTGCGTCAGTGCCGCCAGAGTCTTGGCCATCAGCGTCTTGGCGGTGCCTGGCACACCCTCAAGCAGCACGTGCCCACCGCTGAGCATGGCAATCAGCAGGTGCGTGAACGGCTCCTCCTGGCCAACCAGCACCTTGGTCGCCTCGGTACGGATGCGATTTGCGGTATCTTGAACGAGCATATGTCTCCTCAGAAGTTATGCGTGTTGCATTATGAGGCTCAGGCAGTCGCCCGCGCCGCTCGCTACTATTCAGCCCTCGGCGCCTAGGGCGGCGCTGGCCTGCATCAGCGCAACCAGATCCGCGCCGTCGTAAGCGGCGCGGTTGCGGCGGTACAGCAGCGCCATCCAGATCGGCAGCGGCGGCATCACCAGCATCAGCCCCAGCAGCCAGGCCAGGCCCGACACAGCCTGGGCAATCGGCGAAGCCGAGCCGAGCGCGTAGAACAGCGGCAGCGGCAGCAGCGTGCCAATCGTGGCCGTCACGGTCAGGCCGGCCGCCGCCACCAGCAGCGCAGCCAGCAGCCACACCGCCAGGTTGCGCCCGAACCGATACACGATCAGGTCGAGGCTGCGCTGCAAGCTCGCGCCGAACGGCTGCGACTCTTGCACCCACGGCTGGAGGCCGTAGAACAGCCCGCTACCGGTGGCGCCCGAGACCATCAGCGAGGCGTAGAAGCCCAGCAGAAACACGCCCAGGAACACCAGCCCGGCCGGGGCCGCACCGGCCGCGCTGCCAAAGCCCGCCAGCGCACCCGCGAACGCGAAGCCGGCCACGTACAGCGGGCAAATACACACGACGCTCAGCAGCGACGTGATGATCTGGGCCATGAGCCAGTAGACGATCGTGAAGCAGCCCATGCTGGCCGCGCGCAGCGGGTGGATCGCCAGCGCCGTGCGCAGGCGCACTGGCTGGCCATCTGCCGCCGCCGCCGCCGCGCGCGATAGCCCGCCCACCAGGTAGATCATCAGCGGAAACAGCAGCAGCAGCCCGGCCAGCGCCAGCAGCAACGGCCAGCCATCCTCGGCCCACGACAGCGCCACCGCAATCAGGCCGGCGGCGATTGCGACCGGCACGCACCAGCTGGCGGTGATCAGCACGAAGCCGACGAAATTGCGGCGGTACAGGCTCAGGCCCTCGTCGAGCAGTGCCAGGATTGATTCGAGTGCGTCGGGCCAGTGATGCATTGCAAGGTCGGCTTTCAGGTAGGCGCATACCGGGCGGGCCGGGTGGCTACAGCGAAAAATCGAGCTTCAGGCCATCCTGATCGATCCCGATCGTGGTCAGGTGCATGGCCAGCGCGGCCGGCGGCTCGCCAGGGATCTCGAAGCGCGTCGGCACCTGCACGATCGGAATGCTACCGATCGTCTTGGTGAGCTGCGCCACCAGGTCGTTGGCCAGGCGGGCCGGCAGCGGCGTGCGGCCAATACTCACGGCGCCATCAGTCACATGCACAAACAGGCGATCCTGCGGATCGACCTTCAGCGCCGCGAGCACGCGAACTTCGATCGGGAAGCTGGCCCGCTGCGATTTCAGATCGAACTGCCGGCCGGCCAGCTTGATCGCCATCGTGCCCTGCAGCCGCGCAACGATCCGCGCCCGCCCGTGCTGGAGATCGAGCGCGATCGATTCGCCGCGGGTGGTCACGTCCATCCAGCTCTGCGCCGGGAATACGAACTCCTTGCCCTCGAAGTTGTTGTGCGCGTACAGCTGCAGGGCCTGCTGGAGCATAGGTGTGGCGATGCTGAGCGTGAGCGCCGGTGGGGCCAGCGTTGCTGCGGCCTCGGCCGGCGGCGCGGGCACGATCACCTGCGGCTGCTCGAACTCGATCACCTGCGGCTGCTCGAGCGTGGTGCGGCCGGCGCGCAAGGCCTGGATCAGCGCCTCGGCCAGCGGCGCGTCTTCGCCGGCAGTCGGCAGGAAGCCCGCCAGGAACTGCGGCATGATATTCAGCAGCTTGAAGGCCTCGAGCGGGCTGATCATCAGCAGCGACGCCAGCAGCGGGTTGTCGCCCAGCATGCCAAACAGCGCCTCGATGTCTTTGCGATTAGGGAATAGCAGATCGAACATGCGTAGCTCCAGTGGCACACTCTACGTACATCTCCGCAGCCGGTATTGTGGCCTACCGCCGGCAGCAGGCAGGCGCCACGCGCGCCACCGCGTAACGCGTGCAGCTTAGCGTGGCAAGCCGATCGTATCGGCTAGTGCATCGGCATCGGCCACCGTGCGCACCAGCTCGGCGTCGCTCGGGCTGGCCGCGCGCAGGCGGGCCAGCAGTGCCGCCAGCGCCGGCTCGTCGAGCTCGCGCGCGCGGGCCAGCTCGCGCACAAACTCGGCGTCGTCGAGCTGCGGGTTGATGCCGTCGCGCTGGGCCAGCCGGCGTTTGAATGCGGCGCGGTAGTGTTTCAGAATGTAGGCGCGCTTACCGCCGCGCAGAAACAGGTCGGCCATGCTCTCGACATACTCGGTGCTGCTGCGGCGCACCAGCTCTTCTTGCAGCGGAATCGGCCGGCCAAAGCGCCGCCCGCTCAGCAGCAGGTACAGGCCGATCACCAGCACGGCATAGGCGGCGGCCCAGCCCCACGGGCTGCCAAACACGATCCGGCCAGTCGAGGGCGGCGTGAAGAAGCCGTGATGATATTCATCGAACTGGATGCGGCCGCCGGCCGGCACGCGCCGCAGCATGTTCAGCACCAGCGCGGCATTCTGCGGGTCGCGCAGGCCTTCGTTGCTGAACGGAAAGGCGCTGGCGCTCAGGTAGGCGTAGCCGCTGCCGATCTTGATACCCGCCAGCACCAGGGCGTCGGGCGCGCCCAGCAGCGCCACGAAATCGGCGCGGCGCGGCACGAGCACGCGCGTGGCCTGCACCGGCGCGCTGGCCACTGGCGGCTGGTCGAGCACTGGCTGGGCCGGGCCGGCCTGTGCCAGTGTGCCGGTGCCGCTATACACCGCCGTGTCGAACTGCAAGTCGGCCAGCAGCTCGTTCTGCGGCCCAAACAGCGCGTTGCGGTCGAGCGCCATGATCAGCGTACCGCCCGCGCCTACCCAGTCGAGCACGGCACGCGCGCGGCTACGGTTGATCGGCTCGCTCGGGTTCAGGATGAGCAGCGCCGAGTCAGCCTCGTCGAGCGCAAACTCGCGATACTCGAGCCGCCGCCCGTCGTAGCCCTGGCCGCGCACCCAGGTGTACAGCGCCAATGTGCCCTCGGGTGCGCTCGAGTGCGAGGTGGCCTCGGGTACGCTGGCCGGCTGCGGGCGGCGCGCCGGGCCAAAGGCGATAAATAGGATCAGCGCGGCGAACAGGCCAACGATGATCAGGATGTCTTTCCGGTTTTTCATTGCGTTTCAGGTTGCCAGGCGCGTCGCTCGGTTTCGCGTTTGCAGGTTGCAGGTTACAGGTTACAGGTTGCAGGTTACAGGTTGCAGGTTTGCAGGTTACAGGTTTGCCTGCGGAAGTGCCGGCGCTCACGCCCCACCCTCGCGCCGCAATGCCTCGATCTGAGCCTGGTAGCGCGCGAATGTATCGGCATCGATCGCCATATGCCCGTACCATACCTGGTCGAATGTTTCGACGACTGCGGCCAGCTGCGTACGCAGGGCCGGGTTGTCGCGCACGCGCTCGAGATACTCGCGGTTGGTCAGCGCGCGGTCGTAACGCAAAAGGTTGCGCTCGTCGAGCCACAGCAGCGCCGAGAGATACAGGTAACGCACGCCGGCACGGTAGTCGCCGCCGCGGGCCAGCTGGCCGGCCTGATCGAGCGCGGTGCGCGCAGTCAGGTTCGTGGCCGGGTCGTCGTCGGCTGCGTCGGTGCCGGCCACCAGGTTGTGCCGCAGCCCGCGCAGCATGTAGCCGATCACCACGGCCAGCAGCAGCGCGCCGACGATCGCGATCACCCAGGCAATGCCGTTGCCAGTGCGCGACACGACCGAGCCGATCGGGCGGAAGATCTGCTCGAGCACGCGGCCGAGCCAGTCGAAGAAATCGCGCACCCAGTTGGGCGTACTTGGCGCAGTGCGCTGGAATGGCGGGCGATCGAGGATCGCCTGCAGGCGTGCCAGCGCGTCGGGCGGGGCGGCGCTAGGCGGCTGGGCCAGCGCGTCGAGGATCGCACCCAGCCGCGCCGTGATCGCCGGCAGGTCGGGCTCGGCCTCGGCCAGCGCATCGCGCAGCCAGCCATTGTCGGCCGCGATCGTCGTGCCGTTGGGCAGCCGCACGCTGGTGGCGCCGGCTAACCGGCCGGCCACGTCTTCCAGGCCCAACCGATCGCTGCGCTGCGCTGCGGCAGAGGCCTCGCGCAGCCAGCCGGTATAGGTCGGCAGATCGGGCGGCTGGCTCTGCGCATGCGCCGGGGTGAGCGCCAGGCACCAGGCACCTAGCGCCACCAGGATCGACCAGGCAAGCATATGCCGGAGGCGATCGCGTGGGCGGCTGATGCTCGGTGCTCGGCGCCTGGCGCCTGGCTGTTGGCTCATGGGGCAGTAACCTGCTGCGATTGCGCGATCAGCTCGAGGTCGTAGCCCTCTTTGCGCACGCGCAGGTCGTAGTACAGCAGCGTAAAAATCACCAGCTGCAGCGGCAGGATCACGATCTGCCCAAGCGTTGCGACCAGCGTAACGATCGCCTGGTTGCGCATGATCGCGCCGAGCGAGTTGGCGCTCAGCAGCTGGAGCACGAAGCTGACCAGCGCCGACGGGATGCCGGCGATGATGTAGGCCAGGATGTACATCAGCACCGCAATCGCCAGCGTGCGCCAGAACGAGCCGCTGATCAGCCGCCAGCTGCGCCCGAGCCCGCTCAGCGGCCCGCGATCTTCGAGCACAATCGCCTGCGTCGTGACGATCAGGCGCGTGTAGAAGAACAGCGACGCCAGGCCCAGCAGCAGCAGCAGGCCGAGCATTGCGAGCGCCACCGCCACGCCGGCCAGCACACCGGCGCTGCTCGATCGGCTGCCGGTGGCGCTGCCCAGCAGCACGAACGCCAGGCCGAACGTACAGCCGAAGATTACCGTCAGCGCGACCATACCGATCGCCAGGGTGGCCAGCGAGGCGCCGATCAGCGACAAGAAGCGGCGCCAGCCCAGCCGGTAGGCATCGAGGATCGATACCGGCTGGCCGGTGTACGAGCGCGCCACCGCATTGGCCAGCGCGCCGGTGATCAGGTTCTGCACCAGCAAAAACTGCAGCACGCCCAGGCCCATGCTCAGCCCGATGAATGTCAGGATCTCGCCTAGCGGCATCACGTCGAAGATACTCTGGCCGGGCAGCAGCGTAGGCGGGCGGGTTGCGAAGCGCATCCAGTTTTCGAGCGCGCCGCTGCCATAGCCGAGCTGCAGCCCGAGCTGGAGGATCGCGACCGGCACGTACAGCAGCGCCGTGATCCCGATGAATGTTAGAAAATGCTGACGGTATAGCCGAAACGCCGCATCGAACATATCGCCGAGCGACATAGGGCGCAGGCGCGGTGTCGCCGCAACTGGTTGATCCATAGTGTAGCCTCCATCGGCAGCCCAACGATGATTATAGCATAGGCAGGCGCTGCTCGAGGTCGTAGCCCTCGCCATGCGTGCGCAGCGCGTAGTAGAACACGGTGTGGATCGCCAGCACCAGCGGCAGCGCGATCAGCACGCCCAGCAGCGACACAACCATCGCCGCCGCGCTGAACAGCTCGCGCGAGCTCTGCAGCCGAAAGAACACGAAGGTGGTGAACAGCCACGGCAGCCAGGTGAAGAACTGCGCCAGCAGCCGCGTGCCCAGCACCAGCAGCGCGGCGCGCCACCGCTGCCCACGCGTCAGCTGCCAGCTGCGCCCGAGCGCCGCCAGCGGGCCGGCCTGCTCGAACATCACCACCTGGATGTAGAGGAACAGCTGGCCGTACAGCCACAGCAGCCCGACGATGATCGGCAGCAGCAGCGCGCCCAACAGCACAGTCAGCATGCCCCCGGCCGGGCTGCTCAGGCCCCCGCCGATCGCCAGCGATGTCAGGGGCGCCTGCAGGATCGAAACCATCCAGCTCATCATTCGCTCGATCAGCACCGGCACGATCGAGGCCAGCAGCAGCAGCGGGTAGCGCTGCAGCGCCGCCCGCAGGGCCACGCCGATCACGGGCGGCCGGCCGAGGTAGGCCTGCGCCAGCGCGGCCACCAGTGCGGCGTTGGCGAAGGGGCCAAGCAGTAGCGCTATGACCAGGTTCGTGGCGAATGAGATCAGCCACACCATGCTGATGCTCACGCCGAGGCGCGCGAACAGCCAGTTGTTCAGTGCCGACTGTGCCAGTAGCATGGGCAGCGCGCCGATCAGCGCGAGCGCGACCAGTGGGGTAATGTGTGCGCGGAATAGCCGAAACCCGGCGTCGAACAGGTCGCCTATGCGCTGAGGCTGCGGGCGAAATGGCGATTGCATTGGCAGCTCCTTGCTGGCACGCAGGTCGATGATGCTTGATCTACGCCAATGTAGCGATCTTCGTTTCTTTGTTGTGGTCAACCACAGGCTGGCGCTCTACCGACCGCAAACCGCGCGGGGCTGCAGCCAGCGCACGACCATCAATCTGACCACAACCGATCTTCGATTTTTTCGTGCGCGGTAGCGGGGGGATGGCCGGCCGGATCTGCCCAGTAGAACAGTGTATCGATTCGAAAGCGCCGTACTGCGGTTATAGCACCAGCTTCGCCACCACCTGATCCCAGCTAATCGCGGCCGCGCAGGCCGGGCCGGCCTGGCCAAGCCGGGCTGCCAGGGCCGCATCGGCGGCCAGCTGGTCGAGCCGGGCGGCGATCACATCGGGGTCGGGCGCCACGACATAGCCGTTCACGCCGTCGGCCACGAACTCGAGCACGCCGCCCGCGTCGGTGGTAGTGACGACCGGGCGGGCTGCTGCGAGCGCCTGCACCGTGGTGAAGCCATAATCTTCATCGATCGGCGCGTAGTACACCGCGCGCGCGCCGGCATACAGATCGAGCAGCTCGGCATCGCCAACATAGCCGCGAAACTGCACACGCTCGCCCAGGCCAAGCGCGTGCGCCAGCCGCTCGAGCGCCGCGCGCTCGGGGCCGGTACTAATAAAAACGCAGCGTAGCGATGTTTTGGTGCGGGCCAGCGCGCGCAGCAGCAGATCGAGCCGTTTGGCGGCGTCGAGCCGCGCGTCGGAGAGCAGGTACTCGCCGTAGGGGCCGGCGCGCAGCTGCCCGGCGTAGCGGCTGGGCGGGTAGAGCGGCGCGCTATCGAGGCGATTGAAGCGCCGCAAGCGCTCGCCAACGTTGCGCGAGATCGTAAAGCGCCGCTCGGCCTCACCGAGCATGGCCCGATCCATGCGCAGCAACTGCTCGCGGATGGCCCGGTCGTCGGGCGTATTCGCGAAATCGCTGAAGGGCGTGCCGTACCAATCGTAGGCCTGGCGGTGCTGGTGAACCAGCCAGACCACCTTGTGCGGGTGGCGCACCGCGTACGACGGAAACTTGGTGCAGATCACCTGGTCGACCGGCTCGCCGTTGACGTGGCGCAGGTCGAGCAAGCGCCAGGCCAGCGCCGACGGAGCGATCAGCGCGTGCGGCTGCCAGGCGAACGGCAGCGCCACCACCTCGACCGCGTGGCCATGCTCGCGCAGGGCATCGCGCAGGCCCTCGACCAGCAGCTCGGCGCCGCCGCGCACGAACGGCACCTGGGTGGCGCAGATTAGGATACGTTTGGGCATGGTTGCCTTTGGTTGTGTGGGGCGGCCGCCACGGCCACGCGCTGGTACGATCGTGCCATAGATCGCGGTGGGACGCAAGTGCCTGCGGGGCTGCGCGCCCCGTGCCCCCGCCTTGCAGCCGGCGCCCCACACGCACGCGGGGGCTGCGCGCCCCCGTGCCCCGCAGCAGGGTTGCGCTCGTGCCGCGCGGCAGCAGGGGGCCGCGTCGGCCGCGCCCTTGGGGCAAGGGGCTGCCGCCGGGGCTGCGCGCCCCCGTGTACGGGCGGATCGACGTATCCGCCCACTGGCATGTCCCGCGCCGCCACACGCATGCGGGGGCTACGCGCCCCCGTGCCCCGCGGCAGGGGCTGCCGCCAGCCCCTGCACCCCGCCGCCGGGGTTCCACCCCGGACCCCCTAAAGCAGGCTATCTCGCTTGGCTTGCCTATGGATCATGCCTTGGGGCACCGAACAACGTGCTGGTGCGCCCTGGAGCATATGCGCAGTGCGTACACGCTAGCACAACGTTACGTGCCGGAGGGGTAAGGGAACCGGCTCAGGTTTCCCAGCGGGGTGCGGGGGGTGCAGCGCCCGCACGACCCACACGGCGGGCTTGGGCGCCAGGCATTCAGCGCAGGATCCGGGGACGCCTAGCCCCGTGTATGGGCGAATCGACGTATCCGCCCACCGGCATGTCCCGCGCCGCCACACGCACGCGGGGGCTACGCGCCCCGTGCCCCGCGGCAGGGGCCGCCGCCGGCCCCTGCACCCCGCCGCCGGGGTTCCACCCCGGACCCCAAATTTGATGTCGGCGGCGTGTGGAACGCCCGGCGCGCATGCCGCAGGGCAACCCGCGTGGGGGACTGGCAGACGCACCAGGCATCGCTAGGGACGCGCACGCGCAGCCGGCTGCAGCCCGCGTCGCTTCGTCGCGCGGCGGCTGCAACCCCGCGCGGGGACGGCACGCATGCCACAGGGCAGCCCGCGCGTGGGTGAGCGTGCGCACCATCACTTGATCAGGCCATCGATGATCACCGGACGCGGCATGGGTCGGTGCGGCGGGTGCCGCGACCGCCGCGCGTGCTAGGGGAACCGGCCGGGTTCCCGAGCAGGGGTGCCGGGGCGCTGGCGGGGACCCTCGCCGACCACCACACCATCCGGCGCTGGCGCGCGCTCAGCCGCGCCTCGCTTGGCCAACGCATCCGCTGCGCGCTGCGCGTCGGCGTACTGTGGGTCGTGTGAGCGTGCTGTGGGTCGTGTGATGGTGGCGGTGCATCCAGCGATAGCCACAACAGCCGGTGGCTACTGCCGCCTGTCCAGCGCTGCTTCTCCTCCAGCACGTGGCTGCTCAGCTCGGCTAGCTGGCGTTGCAGATCGGTGAGTGCGTTGGCCTGCTGGCAAGCGTAGTTCAGATCTTCAGGCGGGTCGGTCACTAGGTGCTCAAGCTCGGCGCATGCCTCGAATGGGCCTAAAGGCGCTTAATAATATCTTTGAGTCCTGGAGTTTCATTACTTGCAATTCTCTTAGGAAAATGCTTGTCTGAAGCGTTAATCAGTTCGACAAGGCATAGGCACACCTGACGCTCAAATCCTTAATTTATATCGGATTTTCCACGATTTATCTAGAATATAATTATAGTCTGCGCTTAACTATTTCTAGATATATGATAAATGTGTATATAAAAACAAAAGCAACCCATAATACTACGAGTGCAATGTCTCTCGGAATTAAAGTATCCCAAAGAAACCATATGATAATAGTAGATATAAGCATTATAATCTGTATTATAGAAATTTTTCTTTTCACAAACCACTCCGATCCATTTCAATCTTACTAGTGTAACTCTGCGGCTCATGAGGTCTCAATGTTCAAACGAGCAAAGAATCTGGCGTTGCAAAGTGCTAGCTCATTTGTACAAAGCACCATCTGCACACAGAGACCTCATGAGCCCGAACTACTAGGTCACTACTTTACCATTGTTATCTGCCATAGAAGCCAGTTGGAGGTTTGCATAGGGCTTTATCGCCAGAATAATAGTTTCCACTAGAAGGATTCCCTCCGCTGCTTGTACAGGCAACTCCAGGTCTCCATATACTATTATGCATGTCAAACCGTAATTCTTGACCATTATGCCATCCATCAAATAAAACTCCCCCTAATATAAGCCCCATTTTCATAACACTCCCGTTACCAGTATCTCGATTGATGACTGTAACATAACAAGAGATACTCTTGTTTGCACAATCAGCTGATATAATAATCGCATTTTTACCATAATTTGATGCTGTCCGAATAAGTCTGGCATATATTTCTAGTTGGTTAGCCATTTCCTCAAGTGGAACAGTAAGCGCATCTGCTGTTAGTCCGAGGCCAAGGATAATACCTCCTAACATTGGTATAGCTTTGAGTACTGCTAGCAAAGCGGTAAGTATTGCTCCGCCTTTGATAGAATAATCTGTTATCGATTTTGCTTTATGTAACATGGC of the Candidatus Kouleothrix ribensis genome contains:
- a CDS encoding MoxR family ATPase, with translation MLVQDTANRIRTEATKVLVGQEEPFTHLLIAMLSGGHVLLEGVPGTAKTLMAKTLAALTQTEFKRVQFTPDLMPSDVIGTQVFEIGSGEFRLRRGPVFTNVLLGDEINRAPAKTQSALLEAMEERQVTIEGQRMPLAEPFFVVATQNPVEYEGTYPLPEAQLDRFLFKVLVDYAPQEVEIEVLRRYHHGFDARQLEAAQLQPVITPELLAQCQAEIRAVQVDDGIMKYITDIAQASRKSLDLLLGGSPRASISLLLAAKAWAAVQGRSFVVPDDVKLLVRPVYRHRIILKPESEIEGLNADTAMTRILAKVEVPR
- a CDS encoding glycerophosphoryl diester phosphodiesterase membrane domain-containing protein yields the protein MDQPVAATPRLRPMSLGDMFDAAFRLYRQHFLTFIGITALLYVPVAILQLGLQLGYGSGALENWMRFATRPPTLLPGQSIFDVMPLGEILTFIGLSMGLGVLQFLLVQNLITGALANAVARSYTGQPVSILDAYRLGWRRFLSLIGASLATLAIGMVALTVIFGCTFGLAFVLLGSATGSRSSSAGVLAGVAVALAMLGLLLLLGLASLFFYTRLIVTTQAIVLEDRGPLSGLGRSWRLISGSFWRTLAIAVLMYILAYIIAGIPSALVSFVLQLLSANSLGAIMRNQAIVTLVATLGQIVILPLQLVIFTLLYYDLRVRKEGYDLELIAQSQQVTAP
- a CDS encoding glycosyltransferase family 4 protein — its product is MPKRILICATQVPFVRGGAELLVEGLRDALREHGHAVEVVALPFAWQPHALIAPSALAWRLLDLRHVNGEPVDQVICTKFPSYAVRHPHKVVWLVHQHRQAYDWYGTPFSDFANTPDDRAIREQLLRMDRAMLGEAERRFTISRNVGERLRRFNRLDSAPLYPPSRYAGQLRAGPYGEYLLSDARLDAAKRLDLLLRALARTKTSLRCVFISTGPERAALERLAHALGLGERVQFRGYVGDAELLDLYAGARAVYYAPIDEDYGFTTVQALAAARPVVTTTDAGGVLEFVADGVNGYVVAPDPDVIAARLDQLAADAALAARLGQAGPACAAAISWDQVVAKLVL
- a CDS encoding DUF4129 domain-containing protein — its product is MLAWSILVALGAWCLALTPAHAQSQPPDLPTYTGWLREASAAAQRSDRLGLEDVAGRLAGATSVRLPNGTTIAADNGWLRDALAEAEPDLPAITARLGAILDALAQPPSAAPPDALARLQAILDRPPFQRTAPSTPNWVRDFFDWLGRVLEQIFRPIGSVVSRTGNGIAWVIAIVGALLLAVVIGYMLRGLRHNLVAGTDAADDDPATNLTARTALDQAGQLARGGDYRAGVRYLYLSALLWLDERNLLRYDRALTNREYLERVRDNPALRTQLAAVVETFDQVWYGHMAIDADTFARYQAQIEALRREGGA
- a CDS encoding DUF4350 domain-containing protein; its protein translation is MKNRKDILIIVGLFAALILFIAFGPARRPQPASVPEATSHSSAPEGTLALYTWVRGQGYDGRRLEYREFALDEADSALLILNPSEPINRSRARAVLDWVGAGGTLIMALDRNALFGPQNELLADLQFDTAVYSGTGTLAQAGPAQPVLDQPPVASAPVQATRVLVPRRADFVALLGAPDALVLAGIKIGSGYAYLSASAFPFSNEGLRDPQNAALVLNMLRRVPAGGRIQFDEYHHGFFTPPSTGRIVFGSPWGWAAAYAVLVIGLYLLLSGRRFGRPIPLQEELVRRSSTEYVESMADLFLRGGKRAYILKHYRAAFKRRLAQRDGINPQLDDAEFVRELARARELDEPALAALLARLRAASPSDAELVRTVADADALADTIGLPR